Genomic segment of Acidobacteriota bacterium:
AAGCCTGTGAGCCTCGTCAACAATAATAAGGTCCAATCCAGGTTGCGCAGCCTCTAACGCATTCTGCACGTCCTTATGTCGGGCCCCTTCATAGGATATTATCCACTTAAAAGGTCCGACGTCTCGGCCTTTTTCCAAAGAATTGGATAGGTCGATAAGGTCACTTCCTTTTGCTATCTCGAACGGCTCTTCAAATCTCTGCGCCATCTCACGCTTCCACTTGGTAGCGAGTCTTGCGGGAGCGAGTACTAGAACCCGTTCTAATTTCTTGCGAGCATCCAGCTCGCGGAGAATGTATCCTGCCTCAATAGTTTTGCCGAGGCCAGACATCATCGGCAATAAGCAAACCGTTTCCCCCCCGTCCAGAAATTTCAGGAGGGCTTAAACTGGTGTGGGTAGAACATCGTTCTCGCTGACGAGTACGCGTGTGCAACCGGAGCCGTGGGAGATTGGACCTTTTGAAATGTTAACGTATCGCGAAAGTGATCGATTCCAGAGAACTCATGATCGCGCAGTTTTTCCCACGCTGTCTTCACCCGAGTCCAACCCCGAATTGAGGTTTCCGGAACGGCGGCAACGGTCCCGCTAAATTGAACCTTGTAGATCCAACTTTCGGTCTGATCATCCCAACAAGGCTCCAGCACCACACCATTTACCTCAGGCTGGTTAATGCGCTGTACAATGTCGCTTGTCTTAAACTTTGCCTCCATTAGATTTATTTATAGCATCATGTGGTTTTATTCGCGAGGTTGGTGATTAGAACGGGAGTCCGACAACATAAATGTTGTCGTTTGGGAGGTTTGCGGCTCAGAAAAAACTATAGTCTGGTTCCTTCGGTGATGGAGTCTTTGGTGCAATAGCGGGATTTACCACTTCCGCTCTCCAGATCAAAATAGACCGCAAATCGCTTGAGGGTACGTGTCAAAAGCATTGACGAAAGCATCTCCGCCATCTCGACCGCCACTCGCTGATTCACGTTAAGCCCCTGCTCACCTAGTCGAACGCTCGGGACACGACGCATCGCTCTTAGCTTCAACTTTTTCCGGCTTAAGAAGATCGGAATGTTGAAGCGATGGTGCCGGGAGTGCCCGACAGATACTCGTTCCCGTAAAGTACTGCTCGGGTTTGAGTGCCTTTGTCGTCGAGCCCAGCAGCACCTGGCCCGATGTCTTGCCGTTTCCGCCGTCTATCCACCAGACCCTCGACGATTCACCATA
This window contains:
- a CDS encoding DEAD/DEAH box helicase family protein, whose amino-acid sequence is MMSGLGKTIEAGYILRELDARKKLERVLVLAPARLATKWKREMAQRFEEPFEIAKGSDLIDLSNSLEKGRDVGPFKWIISYEGARHKDVQNALEAAQPGLDLIIVDEAHRLRNPETLQHRLGRLFYAILPIIVSSLPRHLCRTRWMICGIY